Proteins encoded together in one Lathyrus oleraceus cultivar Zhongwan6 chromosome 5, CAAS_Psat_ZW6_1.0, whole genome shotgun sequence window:
- the LOC127087867 gene encoding uncharacterized protein LOC127087867 — translation MPKTLTVWFLFFIFSFFLAASTGSTAATQTKVTNNPADKLVAVINDNRTAHKDSSLFDNPGLACLALQYIKAYQGDCGAVGGPDAKKPPESQFVEVFAPTCGVKATTLAPITGRFLGCQTKYVHAPEAFSEILIRNQKSLDLLYSKNHTQVGAAVTGTDGGSPYFWCVLFGNGKPNSTFAFEGGVAKATKPGCYSGANDECSGAHDWSPVNVMWIFAASVSIAMGFAFPL, via the exons ATGCCTAAAACTTTAACTGTCTGGTTTCTTTTCTTCATCTTTTCCTTCTTTCTTGCCGCTTCTACGGGCTCTACTGCTGCTACTCAAA CCAAAGTTACAAATAACCCTGCAGACAAGTTAGTAGCTGTGATTAATGATAACAGAACTGCTCATAAGGATTCATCGCTATTTGACAATCCGGGGCTTGCATGTCTCGCTCTACAATACATTAAAGCATACCAGGGTGATTGCGGTGCTGTTGGTGGACCTGATGCCAAAAAGCCTCCAGAGTCTCAATTTGTTGAAGTCTTTGCTCCAACCTGTGGTGTTAAGGCGACAACTCTTGCCCCTATAACCGGTCGTTTCTTGGGGTGCCAGACTAAGTATGTCCATGCGCCAGAGGCGTTCTCAGAAATCTTGATAAGAAACCAGAAAAGCTTGGACCTCTTATACAGTAAGAACCACACTCAGGTGGGTGCTGCTGTTACAGGTACTGATGGAGGGTCTCCTTATTTCTGGTGTGTGTTGTTTGGTAATGGAAAACCTAATAGCACCTTTGCTTTTGAGGGTGGTGTGGCTAAAGCAACAAAACCAGGTTGCTATAGTGGAGCTAATGATGAATGCAGTGGTGCTCATGATTGGTCACCAGTCAATGTGATGTGGATATTTGCTGCCTCAGTTTCAATTGCAATGGGTTTTGCTTTTCCATTATGA
- the LOC127087868 gene encoding uncharacterized protein LOC127087868 isoform X1: protein MELEACKRGGRFSIYERLATIGLVVLAVASPLYMERKPESDNDLEDDEQPINVSVWLPLLLFLLIMCIALSAYLDQSFAVFDRYWIHRVCGSSECPNGFMHLEFLNSNSKTLKAKLEFLDKKFTRDNITHFIGKLQR from the exons ATGGAACTTGAAGCTTGCAAAAGAGGAGGCAGATTTTCAATATATGAGAGACTAGCCACCATAGGTTTGGTGGTTCTAGCTGTGGCTTCTCCTCTTTATATGGAGCGCAAGCCAGAGAGTGACAATGATTTGGAAGATGATGAACAACCAATAAACGTTTCTGTCTGGTTGCCTTTGCTGCTCTTTTTATTGATTATGTGCATAGCTTTATCAGCTTACTTAGACCAGAGCTTTGCTGTGTTTGATCGATACTGGATTCATAGAGTATGCGGTTCTTCAG AATGTCCAAATGGATTCATGCATCTTGAATTCTTGAATTCGAATAGTAAAACACTGAAAGCAAAACTTGAATTCCTAGACAAGAAATTTACAAGAGACAATATCACACATTTCATAGGTAAACTTCAAAGATAG
- the LOC127087866 gene encoding ylmG homolog protein 2, chloroplastic has translation MALNATDSETNNSIITFHSTNPQSPFLIALPLFKLPTPQLPTSISTTFHQCSKFLHSLASQNPILNKLISLSSQFHDTCFQIRCSNYRNRRLVNSHHNFAAVLPGDSVAGLVVANGLQNFLNLYNTVIVCRLVLTWFPNAPPAIVAPLSTVCDPYLNVFRGLIPPIGGLDLSPILAFLVLNAFTSTAAALPAELPITEQSKQGPETRLQSTDVTSSQNKWVRRLQGIGSKTSATAN, from the exons ATGGCTCTGAATGCTACCGACTCAGAAACCAACAACAGCATCATCACCTTTCATTCAACAAATCCCCAATCACCATTTCTAATCGCACTCCCACTCTTCAAACTCCCCACTCCCCAACTCCCCACATCCATTTCCACCACATTTCATCAATGTTCCAAGTTTCTCCACTCTCTCGCTTCTCAAAACCCTATCTTAAACAAACTAATCTCTCTTTCCTCTCAATTCCATGACACATGCTTCCAG ATTAGGTGCAGTAACTACAGGAATAGGAGGTTGGTGAATAGTCATCACAATTTCGCGGCTGTTTTACCTGGAGATTCAGTGGCTGGGTTAGTGGTGGCTAATGGACTTCAAAATTTCTTGAACCTTTACAATACTGTCATTGTTTGTAGGCTTGTTCTTACCTGGTTTCCCAATGCTCCTCCTGCTATCGTTGCTCCTCTCAG CACCGTATGTGACCCGTATCTGAACGTATTCCGTGGGCTTATTCCGCCTATTGGAGGATTGGATCTCTCTCCCATTCTAGCATTCCTTGTCCTGAATGCCTTCACCAGCACTGCTGCAGCACTCCCTGCTGAGCTTCCAATCACAGAACAATCTAAACAAGGTCCTGAAACAAGATTACAGTCTACCGATGTTACTTCTTCACAGAACAAATGGGTGAGGCGGCTTCAAGGGATCGGGTCAAAGACCTCCGCTACTGCAAATTAG
- the LOC127087868 gene encoding uncharacterized protein LOC127087868 isoform X2, whose translation MELEACKRGGRFSIYERLATIGLVVLAVASPLYMERKPESDNDLEDDEQPINVSVWLPLLLFLLIMCIALSAYLDQSFAVFDRYWIHRVCGSSGSIFLTITVLILILKWKSSL comes from the coding sequence ATGGAACTTGAAGCTTGCAAAAGAGGAGGCAGATTTTCAATATATGAGAGACTAGCCACCATAGGTTTGGTGGTTCTAGCTGTGGCTTCTCCTCTTTATATGGAGCGCAAGCCAGAGAGTGACAATGATTTGGAAGATGATGAACAACCAATAAACGTTTCTGTCTGGTTGCCTTTGCTGCTCTTTTTATTGATTATGTGCATAGCTTTATCAGCTTACTTAGACCAGAGCTTTGCTGTGTTTGATCGATACTGGATTCATAGAGTATGCGGTTCTTCAGGTAGTATTTTTTTGACTATTACTGTTCTTATTCTTATTTTGAAGTGGAAATCATCTTTGTAA
- the LOC127078950 gene encoding uncharacterized protein LOC127078950 translates to MQYLFGFHEILEVVTNGVSELAENTTDAQRVANKEAKKKDNKIAFYIQSVVDTTDFDQISYAESAKEVWDILIKYHEGVADEHVGTKIWFLDTDCSNHMTGRKVWLVDFDESKQSKVKLVDNSSLQAEGTSDIVIQRRNGIKL, encoded by the exons ATGCAATATTTGTTTGGCTTTCATGAAATCTTAGAAGTGGTTACTAATGGCGTCTCTGAGCTTGCTGAGAACACAACTGATGCTCAAAGAGTTGCGAACAAGGAGGCCAAGAAGAAAGAcaataaaattgcattttatattCAATCAGTGGTAGACACTACGGACTTTGATCAAATTTCTTATGCTGAATCGGCAAAGGAGGTATGGGATATTCTTATCAAATATCACGAAGGAG TTGCAGATGAGCATGTCGGCACCAAAATCTGGTTCCTCGATACAGACTGCTCGAATcacatgactggtaggaaagTGTGGTTGGTAGATTTTGATGAGTCAAAGCAGAGCAAGGTCAAACTTGTTGATAATAGCTCATTGCAAGCAGAAGGTACTAGCGACATAGTTATTCAAAGGAGAAATGGAATAAAGCTATGA